A genomic region of Caldicellulosiruptor acetigenus contains the following coding sequences:
- a CDS encoding L-lactate dehydrogenase translates to MRKPGKIVIIGTGFVGASTAFALVDAGLATELVLIDVNRAKAEGEAMDLNHGISFVKPVKIWAGDYEDCKDADIIIITAGANQKPGETRLDLTHKNAQITKSIVENIIKYTQDAILLMVTNPVDVLTYVMYKVSGLPKNQVIGSGTVLDSSQFRYLLAQHCQVDVRNVHAYILGEHGDSEIAAWSLTNIGGVNFMQECLLCGKNCSPEVKEEIFNKVKNAAYEIIERKGATYYAIALAVRRIVEAIIRDENSILPVSSIVDDVYGVKDVAISLPAIVNKSGVVKVFDIPLTDEEKEKLKNSAQIIKSVIESLKL, encoded by the coding sequence ATGAGAAAACCGGGTAAAATTGTGATAATTGGAACAGGCTTTGTGGGTGCATCAACTGCTTTTGCTCTTGTAGATGCTGGGCTTGCAACAGAACTTGTTCTGATTGACGTAAACCGTGCAAAAGCTGAAGGTGAAGCGATGGATTTAAATCACGGAATATCCTTTGTAAAACCCGTCAAGATATGGGCAGGTGACTATGAGGATTGTAAAGATGCTGATATAATAATAATCACTGCTGGTGCTAACCAAAAGCCTGGCGAAACAAGGCTTGACCTTACTCATAAAAATGCACAGATTACAAAGTCGATAGTTGAAAATATTATCAAATATACGCAAGATGCAATACTTTTAATGGTCACTAACCCTGTTGATGTTCTCACGTATGTAATGTATAAAGTTTCAGGCCTGCCAAAAAATCAGGTTATAGGTTCTGGAACAGTCTTAGACTCATCGCAATTCAGATACCTCTTGGCACAGCATTGCCAGGTTGACGTGAGAAATGTTCATGCATATATCTTGGGCGAACATGGAGACAGTGAAATTGCTGCATGGTCGCTTACAAACATAGGTGGCGTGAATTTTATGCAAGAATGTCTTTTGTGCGGGAAAAACTGCTCACCTGAAGTAAAAGAGGAAATTTTCAACAAAGTAAAGAATGCTGCATATGAAATAATTGAAAGAAAAGGAGCAACATATTACGCCATTGCATTGGCTGTTAGAAGAATTGTTGAAGCTATAATCAGAGATGAAAATTCTATACTGCCTGTCTCATCAATAGTTGATGATGTATATGGTGTAAAAGATGTTGCAATTTCACTTCCTGCGATTGTCAATAAAAGCGGAGTTGTAAAAGTATTTGATATTCCTCTGACAGATGAGGAAAAAGAAAAGCTCAAAAACTCTGCTCAGATAATAAAAAGTGTAATAGAGTCTTTAAAATTATAA
- a CDS encoding ABC transporter permease: MARYILKRIVWSIVSLFVIITVTFFLMRMIPGGPFTGEKTLPEQILQNLNEKYGLNKPLAVQYVKYLNSLLHGDLGISMRNQGRTVNEIIAETFPVSAKVGILAIILSLLIGIPLGIWSAVHQGKWQDNLSMVIATIFITIPGFVLAVILMYIFGVKLQLVPIMGLDEPRSYILPVVTLAAYPISFIARLIRSSMLESLSQDYIRTARAKGLSDFIVIYKHALKNSLIPVVTYLGPLIAGILTGSFVVEKIFSIPGMGRFYVDSISNRDYSLVMGTTIFYAAFLIFMNLIVDIIYVFIDPRIKLED; encoded by the coding sequence GTGGCAAGATACATACTCAAAAGGATAGTGTGGTCCATTGTATCATTATTCGTTATAATTACTGTTACATTTTTTCTAATGAGAATGATACCTGGTGGTCCGTTCACCGGAGAAAAGACTTTGCCTGAGCAGATTTTGCAAAACCTAAACGAAAAATATGGACTTAACAAACCGCTTGCAGTCCAGTACGTTAAGTATTTAAATAGCCTTTTGCACGGTGATTTGGGAATTTCAATGAGAAATCAGGGCAGAACTGTCAATGAAATTATCGCAGAGACATTTCCAGTCTCTGCAAAGGTGGGGATTTTAGCTATAATCTTAAGCCTTTTGATAGGGATACCTCTTGGTATTTGGTCAGCTGTGCATCAGGGAAAGTGGCAAGATAACTTGTCTATGGTGATAGCCACAATTTTCATTACAATACCTGGATTTGTGCTTGCGGTAATTTTGATGTATATCTTTGGTGTAAAGCTGCAACTTGTACCTATTATGGGGTTAGATGAACCAAGAAGTTATATTCTCCCGGTTGTGACGCTGGCAGCTTATCCAATATCCTTTATTGCAAGGCTTATTCGAAGCAGTATGCTTGAAAGTTTATCACAGGACTATATAAGAACTGCACGAGCGAAAGGACTTTCAGATTTCATAGTCATATACAAACATGCGCTGAAAAACTCTTTGATTCCTGTTGTAACGTACTTAGGACCTTTAATTGCTGGAATACTCACTGGTAGTTTTGTGGTTGAAAAGATTTTCTCAATCCCAGGAATGGGAAGGTTCTATGTTGATAGTATATCAAACAGGGACTATTCACTTGTGATGGGAACCACAATATTTTATGCAGCATTTTTGATATTTATGAACCTAATTGTTGACATTATCTATGTATTTATAGACCCGCGTATAAAACTTGAGGACTGA
- the holA gene encoding DNA polymerase III subunit delta, with product MAEKSKEIIKELNSQLLKKDFKRIYLFYGQEIFLIDEYTRRFSHAIVGGNLNNIVRFDGETANYNDIINEMFSISFDLEPRVLIFKNFFKYASTNSSLNLSAIIDNLKNFKSDSTYIIFKEYEAKENKLFSALKQIAFSAELVQPSMPDLVKWVQNVMSKEGKAISENMAQEIILHYNKDMMLIYNYLQVLISYLGKRSKVTHDDILKTLTDNPQDHIFQMLDAFATKDLESGYKYLRELYQLKTSVSKILALILRHFKILGMLKEMQETNKKQIAKQLGILEFFVDKYKKQAETFTLDKIKTIIQKTIEYEYMIKRGQIDDETALEMLLYQIVK from the coding sequence ATGGCTGAAAAATCAAAAGAGATTATAAAAGAGTTAAATTCTCAGCTTTTGAAAAAAGATTTCAAGAGGATATACCTTTTTTATGGTCAGGAAATATTTTTGATTGACGAATATACGAGGCGCTTTAGCCATGCCATCGTGGGTGGGAATTTGAACAACATAGTAAGGTTTGACGGTGAGACTGCAAATTATAACGATATAATAAACGAAATGTTTTCAATATCTTTTGATTTAGAGCCAAGAGTGCTAATCTTCAAAAACTTTTTCAAATATGCATCTACAAACTCCAGCCTTAATCTTTCTGCCATCATAGATAATCTCAAGAATTTTAAAAGTGACAGTACTTATATAATCTTCAAAGAATACGAAGCAAAAGAAAACAAGTTGTTTTCCGCCCTCAAACAAATAGCATTTTCTGCAGAACTTGTGCAGCCGTCCATGCCCGATTTAGTAAAGTGGGTTCAAAATGTAATGTCAAAAGAAGGGAAAGCAATCTCTGAAAATATGGCACAGGAGATTATTCTTCATTACAACAAGGACATGATGCTTATTTACAACTATTTACAAGTTCTCATTTCATATCTTGGCAAAAGAAGCAAGGTTACGCATGATGATATATTAAAGACCTTGACCGACAACCCACAAGACCATATATTCCAGATGCTTGATGCTTTTGCGACAAAGGATTTGGAAAGTGGGTATAAATATCTGAGAGAGCTGTATCAGCTCAAAACAAGTGTCAGCAAGATTTTGGCTTTGATTTTGCGACATTTTAAAATACTTGGGATGCTAAAAGAGATGCAGGAGACAAACAAAAAACAGATTGCAAAACAGCTTGGCATTCTTGAGTTCTTTGTTGACAAGTACAAAAAACAGGCAGAAACCTTTACCCTTGATAAAATAAAAACTATAATTCAAAAGACCATAGAATACGAGTACATGATAAAAAGAGGGCAAATTGATGATGAGACAGCGCTTGAAATGCTTTTGTATCAAATTGTAAAATAA
- a CDS encoding DNA internalization-related competence protein ComEC/Rec2 — MTRKALFVAGFMMIGIVLGRNIKEIEALVFCLLLILGVFCAAYYFLPQYFKKEKLLFILGFLFLTLQLFRTYYIFNILEPQKNLDGKHVYIVGNICSFPEISDKKTSFYLKTKLNSKAVAIRVTTESKKSIFYGDTVKVSGKLKIPKGKTNRFGFDYREYLKGKGAIYTLYSKDVEVISQGKNVLSLLNRFSAMLNNLIDRSFKNDISSLLKGLILGNKSTIPDDVYKDFQRSGLAHLLAVSGGNVGVLCAFVEILFRRILKVYGKGVNFLIIGVIIVFAIVTGMSASVVRASIMAAIFYTGRIIYRNPDTLNSLAVSSALMLLVNPLFLFDIGFQLSFLSVLSIILFYKRIYEYFAKLKIPRGVSSLIAVSISAQILILPLMAYYFSEVSVISFLTNIVAVPVAGAVVPAGLMYCLFLVFNANVLPLKWFLEICVKMLMYLSKLSHVGFSHVKFILWDEKLIFCYYLVVAYLIFKSFMSRQLKYVIYLSIGGLLVAFIFQMLLNYNRLIINVIDVGQGDSTLITYKGFSMLIDTGPEYEDFSSLKRVVLPYILKRGVAKLDILVLTHKHSDHIGDFDYLLDEMKVDRIVTSKEVYLENAQKLKEQKVVLVDNLKVYRYKDLKAYFIPPVEEDENNSVVVKLTFGNFSMLFTGDASYESEKEYVKKYNLHAIILKVGHHGSSTATSEEFLENVKPKVAVISVGKDNIFGHPSNEVLQRLKDRNIKVYRTDLNGTIDIVVDKNKVMINPYIVR; from the coding sequence ATGACAAGAAAGGCGTTATTTGTTGCCGGTTTTATGATGATAGGAATTGTTCTGGGCAGAAATATAAAAGAAATTGAGGCACTTGTATTTTGCCTTTTGCTAATTTTAGGAGTGTTTTGCGCAGCCTACTATTTTCTTCCTCAGTACTTTAAAAAAGAAAAACTTTTGTTTATTTTAGGTTTTCTTTTTCTCACGCTGCAGCTTTTCAGGACTTATTACATTTTCAATATCCTTGAGCCTCAAAAAAATCTGGATGGGAAACATGTTTATATTGTTGGCAATATCTGCTCATTTCCCGAGATAAGCGATAAAAAGACTTCCTTTTACCTTAAAACAAAGCTAAATTCAAAGGCTGTTGCTATTAGAGTCACAACAGAGTCTAAAAAAAGTATTTTTTATGGAGATACTGTAAAAGTTTCTGGAAAACTTAAAATTCCAAAAGGAAAGACAAACAGATTTGGATTTGACTACAGAGAATATTTGAAAGGCAAAGGTGCTATTTATACACTTTACTCAAAAGATGTAGAGGTTATTTCTCAAGGCAAAAATGTTCTCAGTCTTCTCAATAGATTTTCTGCAATGCTAAATAATCTCATAGATAGGTCTTTTAAAAATGATATATCTTCACTTTTGAAAGGTCTAATTCTTGGCAACAAATCCACAATTCCAGATGATGTGTACAAAGATTTTCAGCGAAGCGGACTTGCTCACCTTCTTGCGGTCTCTGGTGGAAATGTAGGAGTGCTTTGCGCTTTTGTTGAAATTTTGTTCAGAAGAATATTAAAGGTTTATGGTAAGGGAGTGAACTTTTTAATAATAGGTGTCATAATTGTTTTTGCTATCGTCACAGGTATGTCGGCATCTGTTGTTAGAGCTTCGATTATGGCGGCAATCTTCTATACTGGAAGGATTATTTACAGAAATCCTGATACCCTCAACAGCTTGGCAGTATCAAGCGCTTTGATGCTGCTTGTAAATCCGCTTTTTCTTTTTGACATTGGGTTTCAGCTGTCTTTTTTGAGTGTTCTTTCAATAATTCTGTTTTATAAACGGATATATGAGTATTTTGCGAAGTTAAAGATACCAAGAGGTGTATCTTCACTTATTGCAGTTTCAATCTCTGCTCAAATTTTAATATTGCCATTGATGGCTTATTATTTTTCTGAGGTCTCAGTTATTTCTTTCTTGACAAATATAGTTGCTGTGCCAGTTGCAGGTGCTGTTGTGCCGGCTGGACTGATGTATTGTCTATTTTTGGTTTTCAATGCGAATGTACTACCACTTAAATGGTTTTTAGAAATCTGTGTGAAAATGCTAATGTACCTTTCAAAATTATCTCATGTAGGGTTTTCGCATGTGAAATTCATTTTATGGGATGAGAAGCTAATATTTTGTTACTATCTTGTTGTAGCTTATTTAATTTTTAAAAGCTTTATGAGCAGGCAACTAAAATATGTGATTTATTTGAGCATTGGTGGGTTACTTGTAGCATTCATTTTCCAGATGCTCCTAAATTACAATAGGCTCATCATAAACGTAATAGATGTAGGACAGGGAGACAGTACCCTTATTACATACAAAGGGTTTTCAATGCTGATTGATACAGGACCTGAATATGAAGATTTTAGCAGCTTGAAAAGAGTTGTTCTTCCGTATATACTCAAAAGAGGAGTAGCAAAACTTGATATTCTGGTCTTGACACACAAGCACAGTGACCATATTGGAGACTTTGATTATCTGCTCGATGAGATGAAAGTTGACAGGATTGTAACATCAAAAGAAGTCTATCTTGAAAATGCTCAAAAGCTCAAAGAACAAAAGGTTGTGTTAGTAGACAACTTGAAAGTTTATCGCTACAAGGATTTAAAAGCCTATTTTATCCCACCTGTAGAAGAAGATGAAAATAATTCTGTGGTTGTAAAGCTTACATTTGGCAATTTTTCTATGCTTTTTACAGGTGATGCTTCGTATGAGTCTGAAAAGGAATATGTAAAGAAATATAACTTGCATGCAATAATCTTAAAAGTAGGGCACCATGGAAGCAGCACAGCAACATCTGAAGAGTTTTTGGAAAATGTAAAGCCGAAAGTTGCAGTAATTTCAGTAGGGAAAGACAACATCTTTGGGCATCCTTCGAATGAGGTCTTGCAAAGACTCAAAGACAGGAATATTAAGGTGTATAGAACAGATTTAAATGGAACCATAGACATAGTGGTTGACAAAAATAAGGTGATGATAAACCCGTATATTGTGAGGTGA
- a CDS encoding ABC transporter ATP-binding protein, giving the protein MAEKLLEVKNLKTSFFTHIGEVKAVNDVSFDVYEGQTVGIVGESGSGKSVTSMSIMRLIAPPGKIVDGQIIFEGKDLLKLSEKEMRDIRGNKISMIFQDPMTSLNPVFTIGNQLIEAIKIHNKVSTAQAKKRAVEMLKLVGIPSPERRLSQYPHEFSGGMRQRVMIAMALSCNPKLLIADEPTTALDVTIQAQILDLLKKLQQQLKMSIILITHDLGVVADICQKVIVMYGGIIVEEGTVDDIFYNPKHPYTWGLLRSVPKMHLGLKKRLVPIEGQPPDLLKPPKGCPFAPRCEYAMRVCLEVRPPLFEVGDGHRSRCWLNHQYAPQSLLEKAKAANE; this is encoded by the coding sequence TTGGCTGAAAAATTGTTAGAAGTAAAGAATTTGAAAACGTCATTTTTTACTCATATTGGAGAGGTAAAGGCAGTAAACGATGTTTCGTTTGATGTATATGAAGGACAGACTGTGGGTATTGTAGGCGAATCTGGAAGTGGTAAAAGTGTGACTTCAATGTCCATCATGAGACTTATTGCACCGCCTGGAAAAATAGTTGACGGTCAGATAATATTTGAAGGTAAGGACTTACTTAAACTTTCTGAGAAAGAGATGAGAGACATAAGAGGAAACAAAATCAGTATGATATTTCAGGACCCGATGACCTCTTTAAACCCTGTTTTTACAATCGGAAATCAGTTAATAGAGGCGATAAAGATACACAACAAAGTTTCAACAGCTCAGGCTAAAAAAAGAGCGGTTGAAATGTTAAAGCTTGTTGGTATTCCAAGTCCTGAGCGAAGACTTTCACAGTACCCGCACGAGTTTTCGGGTGGTATGCGCCAGAGAGTTATGATAGCGATGGCTCTTTCGTGCAACCCCAAGCTTTTAATTGCAGATGAGCCAACAACTGCACTTGACGTTACCATCCAGGCTCAGATATTGGACCTTTTGAAAAAACTTCAACAGCAGCTTAAGATGTCAATTATACTTATTACTCATGACCTTGGTGTTGTGGCAGACATATGCCAAAAGGTAATTGTAATGTACGGTGGAATTATTGTTGAGGAAGGAACTGTTGATGATATATTTTACAACCCCAAGCATCCGTACACATGGGGGCTTTTGAGGTCTGTGCCAAAGATGCATTTAGGTCTTAAGAAAAGGCTTGTGCCGATTGAAGGCCAGCCACCAGACCTTCTAAAACCGCCGAAAGGATGTCCGTTTGCGCCAAGGTGTGAATATGCAATGAGAGTGTGCTTGGAAGTAAGACCACCACTTTTCGAAGTTGGGGATGGCCATAGGTCAAGGTGCTGGCTGAATCACCAGTATGCTCCACAGAGCTTGCTGGAAAAGGCAAAAGCAGCAAACGAATAA
- a CDS encoding peptide ABC transporter substrate-binding protein, with protein sequence MKKRIIATFILVVFLVTGLFLSSNYRGAEAASSKQVFTYINGAEPRYLDPALNTAADAANIIINVFEGLTRVNVKGETVPGMAEKWTVSKDGLTYTFYIRKNAKWSDGKPVTAYDFEYAWKRALDPKTASEYAYQLYYIKNGQKFNEGKAKASDVGVKALNATTLQVTLEAPTPYFLELTNFPTYFPVRKDIIEKYGDKWATDPKTYIGNGPFIMTKWVHNSYIEFKKNPKYWDAKSITLEKIVYKLSEDDKANLLAYEAGQVDGAESVPTDEIPRLIKEKKLKIWPLLGTYYYDVNCKVKPFNDKRVRQALSLAIDRTYIVENIGKLGQKPATGFVPYGIKGISKDFRDESGHFLPVKADLAKAKKLLAEAGYPNGKGFPEIEIIYNTSEGHKKIAEAIQNMWQQLGIKVKLSNMDWKVLLERRHKKDYMVARDGWLGDYVDPMTFLDLFTSYSDNNNTNWSNPKYDELVIKAKKTSDRKQRMQYMMQAEKILMQDYAIIPIYFYVKGHVLRDYVKNYYISPLGFNYFMYAKIEK encoded by the coding sequence ATGAAGAAACGTATTATTGCTACCTTTATTTTGGTCGTGTTCCTTGTGACAGGGTTATTTCTAAGCTCAAATTACAGGGGAGCAGAAGCTGCTTCATCAAAACAGGTTTTCACGTACATCAATGGTGCTGAACCAAGATACCTTGACCCAGCACTCAACACTGCTGCTGATGCTGCAAACATTATAATCAATGTTTTCGAAGGTTTGACAAGAGTAAATGTAAAAGGCGAAACTGTTCCTGGGATGGCTGAAAAATGGACAGTTTCTAAGGACGGGCTTACTTACACATTCTATATAAGAAAGAATGCAAAGTGGTCGGACGGAAAACCTGTTACAGCATACGATTTTGAGTATGCATGGAAGAGAGCTTTGGACCCAAAAACAGCGTCTGAGTATGCATACCAGCTTTACTACATCAAAAATGGTCAGAAATTCAATGAAGGCAAAGCAAAAGCATCTGACGTTGGTGTGAAGGCGTTAAATGCTACAACTTTACAGGTTACATTGGAAGCACCTACACCATACTTCTTAGAACTTACAAACTTCCCAACATACTTCCCAGTTAGAAAGGATATAATAGAAAAGTATGGTGACAAATGGGCAACAGATCCAAAAACATATATTGGTAATGGTCCATTTATCATGACAAAATGGGTACACAACTCATATATTGAGTTTAAGAAGAATCCAAAATATTGGGATGCAAAATCTATAACACTTGAAAAGATTGTTTACAAACTTTCAGAGGATGACAAAGCAAACCTTCTTGCATACGAAGCAGGTCAGGTTGACGGTGCAGAGTCTGTGCCAACTGACGAGATTCCAAGATTAATCAAAGAAAAGAAATTGAAGATATGGCCACTTCTTGGCACATACTACTATGATGTAAACTGCAAGGTAAAACCATTTAATGACAAGAGAGTAAGACAAGCTCTTTCGCTTGCAATTGACAGAACATATATCGTAGAAAATATTGGTAAGCTTGGTCAAAAGCCAGCAACAGGCTTTGTGCCATACGGTATAAAAGGTATTTCTAAAGATTTCAGAGACGAATCAGGACACTTTTTACCAGTAAAAGCTGATTTAGCAAAAGCAAAGAAGCTTTTGGCAGAAGCTGGATATCCGAACGGAAAAGGCTTCCCAGAAATAGAGATTATATATAACACAAGTGAAGGACATAAGAAGATTGCAGAAGCTATTCAAAACATGTGGCAGCAACTTGGAATAAAGGTAAAACTTTCTAACATGGACTGGAAGGTTCTGCTTGAAAGAAGACATAAAAAGGATTACATGGTTGCAAGAGACGGCTGGCTTGGCGACTATGTTGACCCGATGACATTCTTGGACTTGTTCACATCATACAGTGATAACAACAACACTAACTGGAGCAATCCAAAATATGATGAGCTTGTAATTAAGGCAAAGAAGACATCAGATAGAAAGCAGAGAATGCAGTATATGATGCAGGCAGAGAAGATTTTGATGCAAGATTATGCAATTATTCCGATTTACTTCTATGTAAAAGGTCATGTACTCAGAGACTATGTAAAGAACTATTACATTTCGCCGCTTGGATTTAACTACTTCATGTATGCTAAGATTGAAAAGTAA
- a CDS encoding ABC transporter ATP-binding protein, with amino-acid sequence MNEVLIEVKNLKKYFPVKMGLGKKAYIKAVDSVSFFIKKGETLGLVGESGCGKSTTGRTIIRLYEPTSGQIIFKGEDITKKDMLPYRKSMQMIFQDPYASLNPRMTVGDIIGEPLEIHNIAKGNEKKERVQELLRLVGLSSEHANRYPHEFSGGQRQRIGIARALAVEPEFIICDEPISALDVSIQAQIVNMLEDLQQQLGLTYLFIAHDLSMVKHISSRVGVMYLGKLVELAESNELYSNPLHPYTQALLSAIPIPDPKISKERTRIILEGDVPSPLNPPSGCRFRTRCRYAFDRCKEEEPVLKDVGSGHYVACHLMDRK; translated from the coding sequence TTGAATGAGGTTTTGATTGAAGTAAAAAATCTAAAAAAGTATTTTCCAGTAAAGATGGGACTGGGGAAAAAAGCATATATAAAAGCGGTAGATAGCGTGAGCTTTTTCATAAAAAAGGGTGAGACGCTGGGACTTGTTGGTGAAAGCGGCTGTGGCAAGTCTACAACGGGAAGAACCATCATAAGGCTTTATGAACCAACAAGCGGGCAGATTATTTTCAAAGGAGAAGATATAACAAAAAAGGACATGCTTCCTTATAGAAAATCAATGCAGATGATTTTCCAGGACCCGTATGCTTCACTCAATCCAAGAATGACAGTTGGTGATATAATAGGCGAGCCGCTCGAGATACACAACATTGCAAAGGGCAACGAAAAAAAAGAAAGAGTTCAAGAACTTTTAAGACTTGTAGGACTCAGCAGCGAACATGCAAACAGGTATCCACACGAGTTTTCTGGAGGACAGAGACAGCGAATTGGAATTGCAAGGGCTTTAGCGGTTGAACCTGAATTTATCATCTGCGACGAGCCAATTTCAGCACTTGATGTTTCAATCCAGGCTCAGATTGTTAATATGCTTGAAGATTTGCAGCAGCAGCTGGGACTTACCTACCTTTTCATTGCTCATGACCTTTCGATGGTAAAACATATAAGCAGCAGGGTAGGTGTAATGTATTTAGGAAAGCTTGTGGAACTTGCAGAAAGTAACGAGCTTTACAGCAATCCTTTGCATCCATATACACAGGCACTGCTTTCTGCAATACCAATACCTGACCCGAAAATTTCTAAGGAGAGAACAAGGATTATATTGGAGGGAGATGTTCCAAGCCCTCTAAATCCTCCAAGTGGTTGCAGGTTTAGAACAAGATGCAGGTATGCGTTTGACAGGTGCAAAGAGGAAGAGCCAGTACTTAAGGATGTAGGTTCTGGTCATTACGTAGCCTGCCATTTGATGGACAGAAAATAA
- a CDS encoding ABC transporter permease, which produces MENISKELFVPVPKEERQQETIVRPSMSYWQDAWRRLKANKVAMASMWTIVFFILLAIIGPIVMPYKYDQQIRGHEALPPSLTHLFGTDELGRDLFVRCLYGMRISLSIGIVATIINIVIGVLYGGISGYIGGRVDNIMMRIVDILYSIPLMIYVILLSVSLKPALEELFDRYSFLSGLQTVGAPLVCIYIALGLTYWISMARIVRGEILSLKQQEYVTAAKTIGASGWRILLRHLIPNSMGSIIVTATLQIPSAIFTESFLSFIGLGVDAPVPSLGSLASDGVNGFISYPYRLFFPSLLLCLIILAFNLFGDGLRDALDPRMRK; this is translated from the coding sequence ATGGAGAATATATCAAAAGAACTATTTGTACCAGTTCCGAAAGAGGAGAGGCAGCAAGAGACAATTGTCAGGCCAAGCATGAGCTACTGGCAGGATGCATGGAGAAGACTTAAAGCTAATAAAGTAGCAATGGCATCAATGTGGACAATAGTGTTTTTTATATTGCTTGCCATAATTGGTCCAATAGTTATGCCATACAAATATGATCAGCAGATTAGAGGGCATGAAGCACTGCCACCGTCACTTACTCATTTATTTGGAACTGATGAGCTTGGTAGAGATTTGTTTGTAAGATGCTTGTATGGTATGAGAATCTCTCTTTCCATAGGAATTGTTGCAACAATTATAAATATTGTGATTGGTGTTTTATATGGGGGCATCTCGGGGTATATAGGTGGCAGAGTTGACAACATAATGATGAGAATAGTTGATATCCTGTACAGTATACCTTTGATGATTTACGTTATTCTTCTTTCAGTATCGCTAAAGCCTGCTTTGGAAGAGCTTTTCGATAGATATTCATTTTTAAGCGGACTTCAGACAGTGGGTGCACCACTTGTTTGTATATACATTGCATTGGGACTTACTTACTGGATTTCGATGGCGAGGATTGTGCGTGGCGAGATATTGAGCTTGAAACAGCAAGAGTATGTTACAGCGGCAAAGACAATTGGTGCAAGTGGTTGGAGGATTTTGCTCAGGCACCTGATTCCAAACAGCATGGGGTCAATTATAGTCACTGCTACATTGCAAATTCCAAGCGCTATTTTTACTGAGTCTTTCTTGAGCTTTATTGGTCTTGGTGTTGACGCACCTGTTCCATCGCTTGGTTCTTTAGCATCAGACGGTGTTAACGGGTTTATATCGTACCCTTATAGACTATTTTTCCCATCACTTTTGTTGTGTTTGATAATACTTGCATTCAACTTGTTTGGGGATGGGCTCAGAGATGCACTTGATCCACGAATGAGAAAGTAA
- the rpsT gene encoding 30S ribosomal protein S20 encodes MANTKSAKKKIKVIRRRTIENKIQKFKMKKAIKEVKKALLSGDIEKAKELYSKAAKLIDQTAAKGVIHKNNASRKKSRLMKLINKYAALSSPQPESKAQ; translated from the coding sequence TTGGCAAACACAAAGTCTGCTAAAAAGAAGATAAAGGTTATAAGACGTAGAACTATTGAAAATAAGATTCAAAAGTTTAAAATGAAAAAAGCTATAAAAGAGGTCAAAAAAGCACTGCTTAGCGGTGACATCGAAAAGGCAAAGGAACTTTACTCAAAAGCTGCAAAGCTCATTGACCAAACAGCTGCAAAAGGCGTAATTCATAAGAACAATGCTTCAAGAAAGAAATCAAGACTTATGAAGCTCATCAACAAGTATGCTGCTCTGTCTTCGCCACAGCCAGAATCAAAAGCTCAATAA